Genomic window (Nicotiana sylvestris chromosome 7, ASM39365v2, whole genome shotgun sequence):
cttagaataattgttatatttgactttatttattatctgattttatttatatgtttgggactaatgtgctaaatattgctttttaccgctttgatattattaaactgtatataaattgttacgaaaccctcttctctttgagtcttctaaatcatttgggaagtgtgcactttgtgtgacttctcttctgttagagtctatcccaattttagaatgaggttcggacaagttgcaaagctggtgaaacttctgtattcccggtacctgcccctcctcggctcgagttgtccgctcgggtaagcaaggtctagaacaaataaacccaagtttttaaacctagaataacagagtctcatgccggatccctagtaggaacgtttgcttgcatcacgtgcatttgactttggggactcaacacaggggttgggtccgtctaggataggtatacccaaaataacagaccatcttgatgcatcctacgtgctacatgttgcatttcttctcgggtaaaaagggtcatttggcgaaccaatgatagttgagggcaaattaAAAcgaaaaaagagggtgaagtgtgaaaaataaagcaagtagggcccacttatgttttctttcacatttttgttaagaaaagacaaaaaaaatgaaaaattcaaaaaaaagttttgcactttttcattactttccaaaaatcaaaaaaaaaatgaaaatgagaaaatccaaaaagagtttacatgtttcctTAGTTTAttcaaaaaaagataaaaaatatattttctctaaattagttattttttttaattctcgcccgtattcaatctgcccgaactacgcatacctgattctcgtctttcggggcgtgatacgtaggcaacccacatagggtccgattttcctagtaagtcttaggttcttggctttgcagggtcttagccaaattttgcatttttagccacttttagctacgtaggttaattttagaaaaatagtcacaatcagGTCTCGAATGTGTCCAacaggaagggttattgtctcacatagcgttctaggtctttaactttatttggtcttaattttctcatacaggtgtggatttacttaCCGAAATTTGGGCATGACAGACGCCTTAGGACCATCCAGTCAAGATCGCTCAtgcaggagttgcttaaggagatttatttattttttattttttttatgttttgagtatgttcttcattttatgttgtcttttactttctagttttgtacagtaatgtcgagtctttttGTTATTATACTTCCTACTTTATACTTGAAAAAGTGTGCTATacctcaaaaatccaaaaaaaagagatattgcgtttttatatttctgttagatgttttctttagaatactaactctTGAAGTTCAAAAAGTCTCTTGTGGTTTtccttaggaaattaatatctagaataaaaaattatttttatatcccctttagtatattaggactaaaaaattcaaaaaaaaaaaaggaagagaattttcttttagtacctctataaaagttttcttttaagatactaattccaaaaattcaaaaagattttcttttgaagtTCTTCTTTGGGAAgctaatgaaaaatgaaaaaaaaatgttcttTTTATTTTCGCTAGAACTTTAAGATATTGtacataaaagagaaaaaatacatactttatcttttgcttatctttaaagtttcttccttaggtaatcaaaaaattaaaatccaaaaatattttttatcttgttcatttctcgtttcgaaatctttcttcagggatatcaaatgagaatttaaaatatttttctttggtttattgtttagattttctttctaaaaaaaaaagaataaaaaaatatttttctcttctaaggtttttccttaataatttcacatagagtgtttgtttcaaaaagaaaaaaaatatatttgctCGTTTAAGCTTGCGTTTAGAATAGgatatagaacattaagtctagaaaattcaacaaaaaaaaaaagttttgcttcttttatttctcttttctcatcagaataGTCATAAGGtagtaaaaaaaaggaaaaaagaagaaaataagaatgttagtttgtttactttatttccgATCTTCCCAaactatgcaaagatctgattcatgcggcctcatgatacgtaggtaacctatatagggttcgatcgaattgtttttttattaaaacaaaagaaaaaaaaaggaaaagaaaaaaggaaaaaaagagatgaaattatAGGATGTAAGAaatgagagaaaagaaaagagtgttaattaggaaaaaaaaaggaagcaaaatgagcaagcaagtgctagaaaagaaacgaAAAGAGAATATTGAAGGGAACAAAATtaggatgatgccaagtgaccttgtgaccctcgaagtcattctaaaaaccgttaattgttgctaggtacattgcacacaatgtgataGTTTTGCTGTTAAATGTCCTAACGCTAAcaaaatgaccccattttgttcgtTTTCGTTATCTTCATttagcagaaaggtggttggtttgtggttcttaaagtgataactcttctctacaacataaggtcaaaaggcaatggcagacggcAACGGAATCGAGTCGGTTGGTActggtgcccaaaagcaattggttgaacagggCAATGGGTTGGTTaaagaggtaaggatgttaagacaacacattgcGGACATGTAttaggcttggatgactgggaaggcaccacccccgccaccacttACCTTCCTGGGTGCTAcacttacccaaactctggtcaTAGTgtcagatgatcccccatactctccagatccacccgcttatcatagCTTTctcaaccaccctagtagctccatcactcatcctccaattacctctccccaaaattgccctcctgtcatatccactacCCCCATGATCACAacttctcaacaatcttcccttcatagatccaacaatgaacacccactcaaagctcatgatacccaatattacccctcaaaggttgcccacaaggttcctaacTCATACAATCAGAGCCTTCGGAGTGAGTCTCATGCTGAAAATGAAAAGAtcacaggaaaagaagggcgagatgagatatccaggaagccGAAAAGCATGCAAGGGATGGGAGACCAGGttaacatgtcttacaaagaattgtgTATGTTCCCTGATGTTCGCCTGCCCgcagggtttaaagtgccaaagtttaacttgtatgatgggtgtggagattcggtagcccatttgagggtttat
Coding sequences:
- the LOC138873236 gene encoding uncharacterized protein, translated to MTGKAPPPPPLTFLGATLTQTLVIVSDDPPYSPDPPAYHSFLNHPSSSITHPPITSPQNCPPVISTTPMITTSQQSSLHRSNNEHPLKAHDTQYYPSKVAHKVPNSYNQSLRSESHAENEKITGKEGRDEISRKPKSMQGMGDQVNMSYKELCMFPDVRLPAGFKVPKFNLYDGCGDSVAHLRVYCSEMRNVGEKDDLLTVYFNKSLTGAALEWHNRQDVRKWRTLGDMAQDFVRHFQYKIGITLDRSSLSKMEKKPEESFREFGLRWREQATWVSLTVGEEEMVELFLQA